The Nicotiana tabacum cultivar K326 chromosome 5, ASM71507v2, whole genome shotgun sequence sequence GGCATTAGGATAAGATCCGGGAATATTGCGCATACGTAATTGTAAATTTTAAGGTGGCTCCTAATAGTGAAAATAATATGCCAGTTTATGGCGAATCACATGATATATTTCTTGATATTTGCTACATtcaaaaaaattgataaaaaattgTGAAATCCCAATCCATGATTTTCAATTCATTGACGTCCTAACAACTAAGACCCGAATTAGTGGTAATTGACTACTTACAGGTTTGAAAATCATTGTaccttattatatttttaaaatttattttctaaGTTTTTTGTTATGTTTTCTAACGTAGATGTTATAGGATGTGTGACGTTCGTTGGCTGAATATAGGTTACATGGTAACAGGAGCAAGAGAGGTATGGGGATTCTATTATCGGAGATAGTGTACtaatattattttgtatttgtCATGTTTAAACGTCTTAATTTTTTTGTTCATACGGATGCAACAAAGCGAGTATAGTGATACTGTAAATATTATATTGCGGAGCATCTGAAAATGTTTGTCTATCTTTACAAGGTAACGGATCATTCATCATTATCATCACATTAGTTATTGTAAAATATTATATAGGAACGATGAAATATATAAGCGATAGGTATGAAGTATATACGTGATTGTTTTATATATATCGCTTACTTTTTTTTAACCGACTATATCATATTGCGTTTCAGGCTACATACGCTTAAGTACTAACACTACAAAGATATAAACAAATCCAGAAATATCGGAACGTGTTCACTGTTTATTCTCCTTATATTGGAATATGTTTAAattatttaaacaattttgccgGATCTCATATCAAAATCAATCTTGCGCCAAAACATGCAAGCTTGGGATACCAATTGAAATTTACAAATTGTATGACATTTATGGGATCTATTCAGAGAGGCGTGGGGTTATACTGATGAGGTGAGTCATACATTAATTAGTTTCATCTGTTTTAGTTACAGCACATGTTGTTATAAATGTAATTAATTTAAGTATCTTAATCACATTTTAGGAAAAGTATGTTACTATTGTGCATTAATCATAGGTTTGGATTCATATTTTGAATGAAGTTATGTATCATGCAATATTTGTAATAAAAAGATCAATCGTGGCAACAATATCTACTTTTGTAAAGGTTGCAGTATAAAATGTAAATATCCAATTGCTAGGTAATAAATTGCGTATACTATAATATGTCATTTATGTAGTTGGGTTGTTAATTTATATTTATCCACAATTCTACTTACAAGTATAAGGTCTATTTGATTGTCGGGGATAAGACATCTACGTTATCATGCTTGAGGGACTTGAAAACTTTATTGTCACAAAGGTGTACAAGATAGATGATATGCTTGAGCTTGAATACCGGAATAAAATGGTTAGGGAGGCCAATCCATCTGATAGTCATCCGAGCAACATAAATATTGATGATTAGACAACTCGTACAATTGTTTATTTATTATCTTATTTCGTCAATAAATTTTTTTTGAATGATTCTCCGTCAGCTGATGTAATTGATCAACCATTATTCGATTCCGGCAACAATAAATCTAATTAAAGAAAAGGCGCAATGCTTTGTCGTCCAGagaaatttaaaaaaacaaacaaacaaacaaacaagagGATTAACGCCTCTaaatttattattaattttaagatATAAGCTAAAATGCATAAGTAAAAGAAAGCATTTTTTTTGGACTTTTGTCAATTAATGAAGCAACTAAAATACAGTTAGTCAAGAAAATAGCTAAAATTTGGCAACAAATATATACTTTAGGAGAATTAAATAGGTCCAAATTAGCTGTTTGCAATATAAATAACAAAACGGCGAATAAATACAATTTTGAATTTATGTAACCGAATGATCCCTAAAGAGTGGGGAAGGGCGAACATAAAAGACGTAAAATTATCTAGTTATTGATGTAACACTTTGTTATGACCTGTCAAACGGGCTGAGTTGACCCTTTCCCGGTCGGACCAAATCGGTTGAAATTCGGGCCGGACCGGACAAGTAGTTAGGGGCCGGGTGGGCTGGGTTAGGGGTTGGTCCGTTCACCAAAAAAGATCCGGTTAATCGGACCGGTCAAACCCAATCAACAAAAAAATATTGTTGAACCGGTTAACCGGCCCGAACCGATTTAACGGCtagaaatctgatttttttttatgtcATATGACCGTTGTCCAACGGGTTGATTGCAAGAATAGTCTTTTTTTGGGgcaatatttttttaacaaataaCACTTTTAGTAAATACTAATTTAGCCATgtgaaaactataaatacactcccatcttctttatttcttcactagtctctcatttctcaaactcaaattctcaattcaagttaaatcatgccccgtacttctagagtgcgctcatatgtttgggaacactttgaggtggtaggagaaaatgaagaagttcacAAAGTAAAGTACACGAATGTTATAGTCCTAAATCTTCGTCTAAAGTGGGTGGGCACAAGCTATTTAAGGAGGCATATGAAGAGTTGTCTTAAGCGTCCTCAAgaaattcgtatttaagttgatttgagacaatttgtgttattttaaaattattagacgtatttatgcttaatgttttagtttgttagatcaatttgaagtattattatgcaatacaaatttagttttactctttttcgttaatttagttgttgttaaatgtaaacgttaatttgtaagtttgaaattaaaaaagaacttgcaaattataggtgcaatttttttccatcttcattgtattctattgtcttaaattcttaatgaaatattcaaaaattcaaatataaAGATTTTAAAGCCTTTGCATCCTTTTATTCAAACACTCTTTTTATAAGattgtttttttgttttatatttttactttatattaatataaattacgatagttatacaaaataaaaaatagaaaaataatacTAACCCGACTCGGGCCGGCCCATTGGATCCGTAATCCTTCCCGTACATTTTTTATCCGGATGGACCCGGACCCGTTAAGCGCGATTTTGAATAACTTATAATCGGCCCGGATTGGAAACCGACCGATCACCTTTTCCCAATCCGAACCGGCCCGACCCACCCGTTAAACACCCATAGTTAGGAGTATCGTGGGAAAACAAAGCTGTTTGGTCTGCGAAAAAATATTTATAGAAATTATAATGTAAACTTATAATTCGAGATTAAATAATAACGAAATTACGTGGTAAATATGCCTTTCTATTTGATTGTTTTGTTCAAAGATAAGTTAATTCAAAAATTATTATGTCATGCTGAATATGATATTTCTACAAAAGATTTATGGTACAAATAATTCCTTGTATCGAAATGAAAAACCTGAACCAGTTGATTAAAAAAAACACTATCCTAGTGCTCCATCTCACGGTTAATAATTATAGCTTGTTGGACCAAATTTTTTCAATTTtagtagtattttttttaaaaaaaaataccttTTTTTAAGTTGAATTATTTGGCCaaccttttgaaaaaaaaaaagtagttttgAGAATAGCcgaaaacagttttgaaaagcAAAAAAGTAACTTCTATTTATGTGAAAACActtttttaaaagcaattttaaacaaaatacacttaaaaataatttttaaaagtacagaagtacttttcaaaattCAAAGGGTCAAACAATTTTGTGCCTCTTCTCTTCCCGCTCCCATACACCCACATTTTCCATTTCAAACTCCCCCACCCCTCTCTCATCTTTTCTGCGATTCAAAAACAGATCAGGAAATCCCACCTTCTTTCTCTACTCAGAGATCCTCAAACTCTCACTCTTAAATGGCTCCATCTTTCGTATTTCCCCAAAATTTACATTCTCTGGAGGAGGAAGTGGAAGACTCCGACACTGATAGCAATCGCCTCAGTGTTCAAAATCCCACTTCACTCACCACTCTCCCTCCTTCTCAATTAGAAGAATTCGTCAAAGGTCAGTTTTCCTCCATATTTCATACCAAATTTTGGTTCGTTTTtcgatttttcctattttttttttttaattttacaattgAGGGTTCTCATTtcctcttcattttttttttcaaataggTTTTCATTGTTTTTTCCATTCCTTCACCTAGTTTCCCATTCTTGTTTCAATTTTTCAACTGGATTCTCATGCTCTTTTCAAACCTTTTCAACTGGGTTCtcatgtttttttgttttttgtttttttcaactGGGTTCTCATTCTTTTTCTATTTCCCGCCTTGTTTCTCTAAATCTTCAAtcttttttaaagaaaatcaaattgGTATTGACATGTGATGAGTTGCGCTTAAATGGAGAAGTGAGGAATCATATATCCGACctcaacttgtttgggactgagttgttgttgttgttgtgtaaaCAGGCGTCTCCTTCGACCTTTCTGACAAAGAGCTTTTCTGCGTGGAGGAGCAGGAAGTGTTTGATCGCGTGTATTCCCTGGTGAAGGAGTTTGCTTGCCTTACTCCTGGTTGTAAGCTCAATCTAGTGGAGTCTCTTAGGTCCAATCTTAGCGTACTGCTCCCTACGGTGGATTCACTCTTGAGGGTGTCTCAGCAAAAGGAGGGAAATGCTGATGAAGgtgaggaggaggaggatgagCGTTCGCTTGCTGATCGAGTGGCATCATATCGAAATGCTTTCAAGATTTACACTTTCTTCCTCATTCATATTGTGCTCATTGAGGAGTCTAACTCTAGTTCTAACAAGACAAAAGTAAACTCCTTTCTTTATCTTATTCTGTGTGTATGTTTGATGCATGTATCATGTTCGTGAGGGTGGAATATTTTGAATTAGTTGTGAGGAATTTACTGATTTTAGTCAATGCAACTGCATGTATGAGTGTGTCTTCTTGCTGGTAATGGAATATTGGAATTTGCAGGTGTAGTTGGTAGGAGTATTAAAAATGATTGAAGTAAGGCTGTTATATTGATGGTTGTAACTTCGGTGTTTTCTCAAGGGACTCTGGTAGAATTTGAGCTTAGTTAATTTTGTGATGTCCTCTGTGTATTTATTTCCATTATACCCCTTCTTTGGAAGTATATCTTCCTTTTTGTATCATACTGAAATTTGGAGGGCAATTGAGAGTACTGTTGGCTGGTTTAGGTTGTTGCTAGTAGTCGGAAGAAGCAACTTGTCAGTGCGTGGAGTTGGGAGCCACAAAGGGCAAGGATACTGAACTTGGTTGCAAATTCATTAGAGATCAACCTCTCACTTCTCTTTGGATCATCAGACCCCGATGAAAATTACTTGTCCTTCATTGTGAGGTAAGGGCATTTTTTTTTGATTCTCTATTGGTGGATCAAATACTAACCAAATCTGATGATGTGTTTGCTGTAGGAATGCTTTTTCGATATTTGAGAATGTGGCAGTCTTAAAAGATTCAGATGCAAAAGATGCCTTGACTCGCATAATTGGGACATGTGCTACCAAATACCACTATGCTGCACAATCATGTGCTTCAATTTTGCACCTGGTTCACAAATATGATTTTGCAGTTTCTCATTTGGCTGATGCAGTTGCTTGGGCTGAGAAGAAGTATGCTGATGGTAGTGTGGCTTCTTCTCTTATCAGAGAGATAGGGAGGACAGCCCCGAAAGACTATGTGAAGGATACTGTAGGGGCTGAAAATGTTGGGCGCTTTCTCGTAGAGCTCGCTGATAAAATGCCAAAGTTGTTCTCAACTAATATTGGCTTATTAATCCCACATTTTGGAGGTGAATCTTATAAAATAAGAAATGCTCTTGTTGGGGTGTTGGGTAAGTTGGTCATGAAGGCTTTTGACGATGCTGAATTTGAAGTGAGTTCTAAATCCATTCGTCTCCGAACCAAACAGGCCATGCTGGAAATCTTGTTGGAACGTTGCAGGGATGTGTCAGCCTATACAAGGAGTCGAGTGCTTCAAGTCTGGGCTGAATTATGTGAAGAGCATTCAGTTTCGATAGGCATGTGGAATGAGGTTGCAGCAGTAGCAGCTGGGAGGTTAGAGGATAAGAGTGCAATTGTCAGAAAATCTGCACTCAGTCTCCTTATAATAATGTTGCAGCACAATCCCTTTGGACCCCAGCTTCGAGCAGCATCTTTTGAAGCAACCTtaaaacaatacaagaaaaagtTAGATGACCTAGGACCAAAGACTCAGTCAACAAGTGTTTTGGATGGATTGCCTTCCTATGGTGAAACTAGTAATGGAGATGGTGAGGTCCACGATGTGGGTGAAGGGATGAACAAGGAACAGGATAATAGTCTGACCGACAGCTTCTtgcctcatgaggaagatctgaTAGGCCAGAAGGATGATGATTCTGTCCCAGATGTTGGGAATTTGGAGCAAACAAGGACCTTGGTTGCATCGCTCGAGGCAGGTTTGAGATTTTCCAATTGTGTGTCTGCCACAATGCCAACCCTTGTCCAATTAATGGCCTCATCTTCTGCCACTGATGTGGAGAACACAATTCTTCTGCTGATGAGATGCAGACAGTTCCAAATAGATGGTTCCGAAGCCTGCCTCCGGAAAATGTTGCCACTGGTAATGCTAACTTTGAATGATTGGAGCACGTCCAATTCCAATATCCTTTATTGTATGATTTTTTAATGAGCTTTATTAAAAAATCTGACCTAATAAAGCACACCTGCAGGTATTTTCACAAGACAAAGCAATTTATGAAGCTGTTGAGAATGCTTTCATTACAATATATGTTAGGAAGCATCCAGAGGAAACTGCTAAGAATCTCTTGAATCTTGCTATAGATTCAAATATCGGAGATCTTGCTGCATTGGAATTCCtaattggagccttaatgtccaAGGGTGACTTAACGACTAGCACAGTATGTAATCTGTAAAATTATTCCAATCTTTTTCATTTTGTGAATTTCTAAATCAGAAATCTAGTAAGGTGTGACTCAAGAAGTTGTAAGATCTGTTTTTTTAAGCATGGTAGAATGGTTTCCTTTCTTACTTTGAGGAGCTTCTTTGGAGGGAAAATGCCATAATTTAATTCTCTTAAATTGTTTTTAGGAAATGAAAATCAGATGTGTATTTTACTGGATGATAATTGCTGATTTACTAGCCTTAGAAATTGTTGTTAAGCATAAGCTAGAGATACATGGGTTCAGTGTTGTAATGTGCATTCATGGGCTAAAGATTATCATTTTTTCCGAAAAGTGTTATTTATCCTTCTATCCAGGTTTAATAGATTTAATCGCCTAAACAATGATCTGCTATTGGACTATAAGTGGTTATTTCACACATTTAAACGGAAATCATTGCCGACTTGCTGGAACGGTTATGTCTTGTGTGGCAATGTGGGATCATTTGACAGTATAACAAATTAAGGATTTGTGAAGGAATCATCTTTCATATAATTTGAAACTTGATACTGATAAAGAGCTCGGTTATCTACAATTTATCATAGACTTGACAAAGGCCTTTAAATTTATTGTATTAGGAAACCCTCAGGGGTTGGcctggtggcaattgacttgagccttggggtttgctccctttcaaggtctcaagttcgaaactcactgggtgcaaacaatttctgagggccatcggactgggtaaaacctgaattaaccgcggtgcacttgcgggaaactccttgccgagggcctgtgcacctccgggattagtcggggctcgaagagactcggacacccggtgcaaatcaaattttttttattgtattagAAAAATTTGCAACCTGACAGAAATGGCAAGTGAGTCATCTTTTCTCATTCATACAAGGATTAGTTAATGTCTTAGAAGCTCCTTTATTTATCAACACGGTGCTATAAGCTATCTCTGTCATGAATTGAAAGTGTCAACTCTATTGATTTCAATAAGCTATATTGCCTTTCCTCAACTCACTTTGATTTAATGTGAATTAACCCATCCTCATAACAAATGGATAAGCTTTACTTATCTGATACctcactcaatttttttttttttttttgcttaaagCTTAAGGGAAAACTTTAATAGTGATTCATTTAATTTTGCAGTTGTCAGCATTATGGGATTTCTTCTGTTTCAATATCGCTGGAACAACTGCAGAACAAAGTCGTGGTGCTTTATCTATTTTATGCATGGCAGCAAAAACATCAAATGCTGTTCTCAGCTCTCACTTACAAGACATCATTGACATAGGCTTTGGGCGTTGGGCAAAAGTGGAACCTTTACTTGCTAGGACAGCATGTCTTGCTATTCAGAGGCTGTCTGAAGAGGACAGGAAAAAATTGTTATCCACTAATGGAAGTCGTGTATTTAGTATCTTAGAAAGCTTAGTTACTGGCTTTTGGCTTCCTGAACATATATGGTATGCTGCTGCAGATAGAGCAATAGCTACTATATATACTATCCATCCGTATCCTGACAAAATGGCTGCTGATCTGGTGAAGAAATCTCTTAGTTGCGTATTTGATTGTAGTGACGGGGATGAGCTACAAAATGGTAGCTCCAATATGCTAACCACAGTTCAAGTGACAAAACTCAGTAGGTTTCTTTTTGTCGTAAGCCATGTAGCTATG is a genomic window containing:
- the LOC107784324 gene encoding condensin-1 complex subunit CAP-D2-like, producing MAPSFVFPQNLHSLEEEVEDSDTDSNRLSVQNPTSLTTLPPSQLEEFVKGVSFDLSDKELFCVEEQEVFDRVYSLVKEFACLTPGCKLNLVESLRSNLSVLLPTVDSLLRVSQQKEGNADEGEEEEDERSLADRVASYRNAFKIYTFFLIHIVLIEESNSSSNKTKVVASSRKKQLVSAWSWEPQRARILNLVANSLEINLSLLFGSSDPDENYLSFIVRNAFSIFENVAVLKDSDAKDALTRIIGTCATKYHYAAQSCASILHLVHKYDFAVSHLADAVAWAEKKYADGSVASSLIREIGRTAPKDYVKDTVGAENVGRFLVELADKMPKLFSTNIGLLIPHFGGESYKIRNALVGVLGKLVMKAFDDAEFEVSSKSIRLRTKQAMLEILLERCRDVSAYTRSRVLQVWAELCEEHSVSIGMWNEVAAVAAGRLEDKSAIVRKSALSLLIIMLQHNPFGPQLRAASFEATLKQYKKKLDDLGPKTQSTSVLDGLPSYGETSNGDGEVHDVGEGMNKEQDNSLTDSFLPHEEDLIGQKDDDSVPDVGNLEQTRTLVASLEAGLRFSNCVSATMPTLVQLMASSSATDVENTILLLMRCRQFQIDGSEACLRKMLPLVFSQDKAIYEAVENAFITIYVRKHPEETAKNLLNLAIDSNIGDLAALEFLIGALMSKGDLTTSTLSALWDFFCFNIAGTTAEQSRGALSILCMAAKTSNAVLSSHLQDIIDIGFGRWAKVEPLLARTACLAIQRLSEEDRKKLLSTNGSRVFSILESLVTGFWLPEHIWYAAADRAIATIYTIHPYPDKMAADLVKKSLSCVFDCSDGDELQNGSSNMLTTVQVTKLSRFLFVVSHVAMNQLVYIESSVRKIQKEKAKREKMVTEDKSDCIDNTGAQKDNGINAELGLAASEDAFLDTLSERAEKEIVSGGSRERNLIGYCAPFLSKLCRNYSLMQKYPELQSSGMLALCRFMIIDADFCDANLQLLFTVVENAPSETVRSNCTVALGDLAVRFPNLLEPWTEHMYARLRDPSVSVRKNAVLVLSHLILNDMMKVKGYINEMAICLEDEDERISNLAKLFFHELSKKGNNPIYNLLPDILGKLSSQNLKEESFCSIMQFLIGSIKKDKQMEALVEKLCHRFSGVTDVRLCEYISYCLSQLSYTDKSMRKLIELFKTYEHSLSEDSVMDNFRIIISKGKKFAKPELRSCIEEFAEKLNKFHIERKEQELTAKNAQSHQQKVESLESIVVTKTEEDEIGESEITEDSEVTDPSMEGQTECSPSEPRSAELEANSHASSEVTDSAIDENEVQSPISRPRGAYRSRAKNSSKSDQNLETYTSTRRTTRSSRRS